In Sphingopyxis sp. FD7, a single window of DNA contains:
- the rpsI gene encoding 30S ribosomal protein S9 translates to MADEQTMTDLKDLAGAVEGTATPAAPAAPLREKQVDKQGRAYATGRRKDAVARVWVKPGTGKITVNGRDQEVYFARPTLRLVINQPFGLTDRVGQYDVVATVKGGGLSGQAGAVLHGIAQALTRFEPALRGPVKAAGFLTRDSRAVERKKYGKAKARRSFQFSKR, encoded by the coding sequence ATGGCTGACGAACAGACCATGACCGATCTCAAGGATCTCGCCGGCGCCGTCGAAGGCACCGCGACCCCGGCCGCTCCGGCTGCGCCGCTCCGCGAAAAGCAGGTCGACAAGCAGGGCCGCGCCTATGCGACCGGCCGCCGCAAGGATGCGGTTGCGCGCGTGTGGGTCAAGCCCGGCACGGGCAAGATCACCGTCAACGGCCGCGACCAGGAAGTCTATTTCGCGCGCCCGACGCTGCGCCTCGTCATCAACCAGCCCTTCGGCCTGACCGATCGCGTTGGCCAGTATGACGTCGTCGCGACCGTCAAGGGCGGCGGCCTGTCGGGTCAGGCGGGCGCCGTGTTGCACGGCATCGCGCAGGCGCTGACCCGCTTCGAGCCCGCGCTGCGCGGCCCGGTCAAGGCGGCCGGCTTCCTGACCCGCGACAGCCGCGCGGTCGAGCGCAAGAAGTACGGCAAGGCCAAGGCCCGCCGCAGCTTCCAGTTCTCGAAGCGCTAA
- a CDS encoding diguanylate cyclase domain-containing protein: MSGPVERIGARTTLQKLLSRFHFGITLFAVALSGVTILLAGVTALRGYADRNMELAAQLGAYGVEPALVFNDPVAAREGIEPLTRIPGIARLRVLDHVGKPVTEWSSPAGDPAPLLSRAFFPHPFAVTVRRNGSAIGTVEVWGDSSTLIDYVRLGLLAGLGCLLVTALGTIFLARRFEYELVKPLNEIATVAHDVRLHRRFDKRVKPLGIAELDRLGGDINALLDELQGWQGHMESERALLAHRASHDTLTALPNRAAFDEQLALRIAAADARDGRFALLFIDADNFKAANDNFGHAAGDAVLAALAGCIRKTLRKEDFAARIGGDEFVVIIDPFDAGVARADLANRLRACIADPVTLPDGGSYRASVSIGVAVFPDDGGDATALLTAADAAMYADKMTHRSR, translated from the coding sequence ATGAGCGGCCCCGTCGAACGGATCGGCGCGCGCACGACGCTGCAAAAGCTGCTGTCGCGTTTCCATTTCGGCATCACCCTGTTCGCGGTGGCGCTGTCGGGCGTGACGATCCTGCTCGCCGGCGTCACCGCGCTTCGAGGTTATGCCGACCGCAACATGGAACTTGCGGCACAGCTCGGCGCCTATGGCGTCGAACCCGCGCTGGTCTTCAACGACCCCGTCGCCGCGCGCGAAGGAATCGAGCCGCTGACGCGCATCCCCGGCATCGCGCGGCTGCGTGTGCTCGATCATGTCGGCAAACCGGTCACCGAATGGAGCTCCCCTGCCGGAGATCCGGCGCCGCTGCTCAGCCGCGCCTTTTTCCCGCACCCCTTTGCCGTGACCGTCCGGCGCAACGGGTCGGCGATCGGCACGGTCGAGGTCTGGGGCGACAGCTCGACCTTGATCGACTATGTGCGCCTCGGCCTGCTCGCGGGACTGGGCTGCCTGCTCGTCACTGCATTGGGGACGATCTTCCTCGCCCGCCGGTTCGAATATGAACTGGTCAAGCCGCTGAACGAGATTGCGACGGTCGCGCATGACGTGCGCCTCCACCGCCGCTTCGACAAGCGCGTGAAGCCGCTCGGCATCGCCGAGCTTGACCGGCTGGGCGGCGACATCAACGCGCTGCTCGACGAACTTCAGGGCTGGCAGGGGCATATGGAAAGCGAACGCGCGCTGCTCGCGCACCGCGCGTCGCACGACACGCTGACCGCGCTGCCCAATCGCGCCGCCTTCGACGAACAGCTTGCGCTGCGGATCGCTGCGGCCGACGCGCGCGATGGCCGGTTCGCGCTGCTGTTCATCGACGCCGACAATTTCAAGGCGGCGAACGACAATTTCGGTCACGCGGCGGGCGATGCCGTGCTTGCCGCGCTGGCGGGCTGCATCAGGAAAACGCTGCGCAAGGAGGATTTCGCAGCGCGGATCGGCGGCGACGAATTCGTCGTCATCATCGACCCCTTTGATGCGGGCGTCGCGCGCGCCGATCTGGCGAACCGCCTGCGCGCGTGCATCGCCGACCCCGTCACCCTGCCCGACGGCGGATCCTATCGCGCGTCGGTGAGCATCGGCGTCGCGGTCTTTCCCGACGACGGCGGCGACGCCACCGCGCTGCTCACCGCCGCCGATGCGGCAATGTATGCCGACAAAATGACGCATCGTTCCCGATAG
- a CDS encoding SDR family NAD(P)-dependent oxidoreductase: protein MKDQIWWVTGASSGIGAALARALAARGATLILSGRNIAALEAVAKDCGPDAMILPFEATDYAALPAIVQQAWNWRGRIDGLVNNAGISQRSLAVETDFSVYRRIVDVDLLAPIALTQQLLPRMIGAGGGQIIAISSVAGIAGVPLRSAYSAAKHGLIGYHDAVRAENEHLGLKVLVVAPGSVRTNVSRNALNADGSVRGTSDAAIDNGLAPDDAAAQMLAALDAGKREIIVAEGMEAAIADLRRSDPDALFDRMSAMVQAGYAQQMKAGRAS from the coding sequence ATGAAAGATCAAATCTGGTGGGTCACCGGGGCCTCGTCGGGGATCGGCGCGGCGCTGGCGCGGGCGCTCGCGGCGCGCGGCGCGACGCTGATCCTCTCTGGGCGAAATATCGCCGCGCTGGAGGCGGTGGCGAAGGATTGCGGCCCCGACGCGATGATCCTGCCGTTCGAGGCGACCGACTATGCCGCGCTGCCCGCGATCGTTCAGCAGGCGTGGAACTGGCGGGGGCGGATCGACGGGCTGGTGAACAATGCCGGCATTTCGCAGCGCAGCCTGGCGGTCGAGACCGACTTTTCGGTCTATCGGCGGATCGTCGACGTCGATTTGCTCGCCCCGATCGCGCTGACCCAGCAGCTGCTGCCGCGCATGATCGGCGCGGGTGGCGGGCAGATCATCGCCATATCGAGCGTCGCGGGCATCGCCGGCGTGCCGCTGCGCAGCGCCTATTCGGCGGCGAAGCATGGTCTCATCGGCTATCACGACGCGGTGCGCGCCGAAAATGAGCATCTGGGGCTGAAAGTGCTGGTCGTCGCGCCCGGATCGGTGCGCACCAACGTCAGCCGCAATGCGCTCAACGCCGACGGCAGCGTGCGCGGGACGAGCGACGCGGCGATCGACAACGGCCTCGCGCCCGACGATGCGGCGGCGCAGATGCTCGCCGCACTCGATGCGGGCAAGCGCGAGATCATTGTCGCCGAGGGCATGGAAGCGGCGATCGCCGACCTGCGCCGCAGCGATCCCGACGCGCTGTTCGACCGGATGAGCGCGATGGTCCAGGCGGGCTATGCGCAGCAGATGAAGGCGGGCCGCGCGTCCTGA
- a CDS encoding YfiR family protein, translating to MLASWFLIGALTTTPQISVQAAAQSVVEEGGMTPAVNRMVGGIASYARWPGGTATTHRHMCVVGTPRLAPRMAPDTPGRGSISVSYVAASAVNARCDILFLGRMPAADRRQLIAWVRGRPVLTITDDDDACLYGAMFCLTGRAASLSFSVNLDAIARGPLKIDPRVLRIGAGDGGTG from the coding sequence GTGCTGGCATCATGGTTTCTGATCGGCGCGTTGACGACGACGCCCCAGATATCGGTTCAGGCCGCGGCGCAGTCGGTCGTCGAAGAGGGCGGGATGACGCCGGCGGTCAACCGCATGGTCGGCGGCATCGCCAGCTACGCCCGCTGGCCGGGCGGGACGGCAACCACCCACCGCCATATGTGCGTTGTCGGAACGCCGCGGCTGGCGCCGCGAATGGCCCCTGACACGCCGGGCCGCGGTTCGATTTCGGTGAGCTATGTCGCGGCGTCGGCCGTCAACGCCCGCTGTGACATATTGTTCCTCGGCCGGATGCCTGCGGCCGACCGACGGCAGCTCATCGCCTGGGTGCGCGGGCGCCCTGTCCTTACCATAACCGACGACGACGACGCGTGCCTCTATGGCGCGATGTTCTGCCTCACCGGCCGCGCGGCAAGCCTCAGCTTTTCGGTCAATCTCGACGCGATTGCCCGCGGGCCGCTCAAGATCGATCCGCGCGTGCTGCGCATCGGAGCAGGCGATGGAGGCACAGGATGA
- the aqpZ gene encoding aquaporin Z yields the protein MTNIQKGLAEFIGTFWLVFGGCGSAVLAAGFPDVGIGLLGVSLAFGLTVVTMAYAIGHISGCHLNPAVTVGLWAGGRFEARDIPLYVIAQLLGAIVAAFLLFYIASGSPTYDLATNGLAANGFGGGSPGGYDIWSALLIEIVLTAFFLWIIMGSTDGRAPTGFAPIAIGLALTLIHLISIPVTNTSVNPARSTGPALVVGGLAIQQLWLFWVAPIVGGIIGGVLYKTLGADSFPKPNIEGE from the coding sequence ATGACGAATATCCAAAAGGGTCTGGCCGAGTTTATCGGCACATTCTGGCTCGTGTTCGGCGGCTGTGGCAGCGCGGTGCTCGCGGCGGGGTTCCCCGACGTCGGCATCGGCCTGCTCGGCGTGTCGCTGGCTTTTGGTTTGACGGTTGTCACCATGGCCTATGCGATCGGCCATATTTCGGGATGCCACCTCAACCCCGCGGTCACCGTCGGGCTATGGGCGGGCGGCCGCTTCGAGGCGCGCGACATTCCGCTTTATGTGATTGCACAGCTGCTCGGCGCAATCGTCGCGGCCTTTCTGCTCTTCTATATCGCCAGCGGCAGTCCGACCTATGACCTTGCCACCAACGGCCTCGCCGCCAACGGCTTCGGCGGAGGGTCGCCGGGCGGCTATGATATCTGGTCGGCGCTGCTGATCGAGATCGTGCTCACCGCCTTTTTCCTGTGGATCATCATGGGGTCGACCGACGGGCGTGCGCCGACGGGTTTCGCGCCGATCGCGATCGGCCTGGCGCTGACGCTCATCCACCTTATTTCGATCCCGGTGACCAACACCTCGGTCAATCCGGCGCGCAGCACCGGCCCGGCGCTCGTCGTCGGGGGCCTCGCGATCCAGCAATTGTGGCTGTTCTGGGTCGCGCCGATCGTCGGCGGGATCATCGGCGGCGTGCTGTACAAGACGCTGGGCGCCGACAGCTTCCCGAAACCGAATATCGAGGGCGAATAA
- the galU gene encoding UTP--glucose-1-phosphate uridylyltransferase GalU produces MKPIRKAVFPVAGLGTRFLPATKAIPKEMLPVVDRPLIQYAVDEAREAGIEQMIFVTGRGKSAIEDHFDIAFELEKTMSERGKDLSVLGPTRLGPGACAYVRQQEPMGLGHAIWCARDIVGDEPFAIFLPDEFMHGSPGCMKQMVDAYARVGGNLISVLEVPHEQLSSYGVIAPGARDGALTEVKGLVEKPPVSEAPSNLIISGRYILQPEVMRVLERQEKGAGGEIQLTDAMATMIGSQPFHAVTFDGARYDCGSKAGYIQANLAVALARPDIAADVRAFAIDLLK; encoded by the coding sequence ATGAAACCGATCCGCAAAGCCGTCTTTCCCGTCGCCGGCCTCGGCACCCGCTTCCTGCCCGCGACCAAGGCGATCCCGAAGGAGATGCTGCCCGTCGTCGACCGGCCGCTCATCCAATATGCGGTTGACGAGGCGCGCGAGGCAGGGATCGAGCAGATGATCTTTGTCACCGGCCGCGGCAAGAGCGCGATCGAGGATCATTTCGACATCGCCTTTGAACTCGAAAAGACGATGTCCGAACGCGGCAAGGACTTGTCGGTGCTCGGGCCGACACGGCTTGGCCCCGGCGCCTGCGCCTATGTCCGCCAGCAGGAGCCGATGGGGCTCGGCCACGCGATCTGGTGCGCACGCGACATCGTCGGCGACGAGCCCTTTGCGATCTTCCTGCCCGACGAGTTCATGCACGGCTCGCCCGGCTGCATGAAGCAGATGGTCGACGCCTATGCCCGCGTCGGCGGCAATCTGATCTCGGTGCTCGAAGTGCCGCACGAACAGCTGTCGAGCTATGGCGTGATCGCGCCGGGCGCGCGCGACGGCGCGCTCACCGAGGTGAAGGGGCTGGTCGAAAAACCGCCGGTTTCCGAGGCGCCGTCGAACCTCATCATCTCGGGCCGCTACATCCTGCAACCCGAAGTCATGCGCGTGCTCGAACGTCAGGAAAAGGGCGCGGGCGGTGAGATTCAGCTCACGGATGCGATGGCGACGATGATCGGGTCGCAGCCATTCCACGCCGTGACCTTCGACGGCGCGCGTTACGACTGCGGATCGAAAGCGGGCTATATCCAGGCCAATCTGGCCGTCGCGCTTGCACGGCCCGACATCGCCGCCGACGTCCGCGCCTTCGCGATCGACCTGCTGAAATAG
- a CDS encoding M48 family metallopeptidase, whose protein sequence is MLPFIRPMLAALTLSAAPLVSAAPLNAPSPYTALAATEARVAAIGFRLTTANAAWCPMRQPQFGWIWGDPRLYDADRRAEALAAYDADDASHAFLAAIAPGSPAAAAGLRVGDTVEAIDLAPVPDGEGDHPFARITAIEAKLATRPADAPLELHVEAGRLVRLTPLPGCASDFRVEPKDKPGAVADGRLVLVNQGLADFADDDAELAAAIAHELAHNILRHRARLDAAGVDRGLGKQFGRSARLFRQTEVEADRLSVWLLAGAGYDPGAAARFWSKFGQRKGRPLFQAGTHPGWRDRVAALEAEAAAIAAARAVGQPLHPPLVDAPPPLE, encoded by the coding sequence ATGCTGCCCTTCATCCGACCGATGCTTGCCGCCCTCACCTTGAGCGCCGCCCCGCTGGTATCGGCCGCGCCGCTCAATGCTCCTTCACCCTATACCGCGCTCGCCGCGACCGAAGCGCGTGTCGCGGCGATCGGCTTTCGCCTGACGACCGCAAACGCCGCCTGGTGCCCGATGCGGCAGCCGCAGTTCGGGTGGATATGGGGCGATCCGCGCCTGTACGACGCCGACCGCCGCGCCGAGGCGCTGGCGGCTTATGACGCGGACGATGCAAGCCACGCCTTCCTTGCCGCCATCGCGCCGGGTTCGCCCGCGGCCGCCGCCGGGCTGCGGGTCGGCGATACGGTCGAGGCGATCGACCTTGCCCCCGTTCCCGACGGCGAAGGCGACCATCCTTTCGCGCGGATCACGGCGATCGAAGCGAAGCTTGCGACGCGGCCCGCCGATGCGCCACTCGAGCTGCATGTCGAGGCGGGACGGCTCGTGCGCCTGACCCCCCTTCCCGGCTGCGCCAGCGACTTTCGCGTTGAGCCAAAGGACAAGCCCGGCGCGGTGGCCGACGGACGGCTGGTGCTCGTCAATCAGGGCCTCGCCGATTTCGCCGACGACGACGCCGAGCTCGCCGCCGCCATCGCGCACGAGCTTGCCCATAATATCCTTCGCCACCGCGCGCGGCTCGATGCGGCGGGCGTGGATCGCGGGCTGGGCAAGCAGTTCGGGCGCAGCGCGCGGCTGTTCCGCCAGACCGAGGTGGAGGCCGACCGCCTGTCGGTGTGGCTGCTCGCGGGCGCCGGTTATGACCCCGGAGCGGCGGCGCGCTTCTGGTCGAAGTTCGGGCAGCGCAAGGGGCGGCCGCTGTTCCAGGCGGGCACGCATCCCGGCTGGCGTGACCGCGTCGCGGCGCTGGAGGCCGAAGCCGCGGCGATCGCCGCCGCGCGCGCCGTGGGCCAGCCGCTGCACCCGCCGCTGGTCGACGCGCCGCCGCCCTTGGAATAG
- the rplM gene encoding 50S ribosomal protein L13: MKALTKTTVSANAATVEKKWVLIDAEGLVVGRVATIIANILRGKHKPSFTPHVDCGDNVIVINADKVAFTGKKLQDKRYYKHTGYAGGIKETSPAKILEGRFPERVLEKAVERMIPRGPLGRQQMRNLRIFAGAEHPHEAQNPEVIDVASMNRKNKVGA, from the coding sequence ATGAAGGCGCTGACCAAGACGACCGTTTCGGCGAACGCCGCCACGGTCGAAAAGAAATGGGTGCTGATCGACGCCGAGGGCCTGGTCGTGGGCCGCGTCGCGACGATCATCGCCAACATCCTGCGCGGCAAGCACAAGCCGTCGTTCACCCCGCACGTCGATTGCGGTGACAATGTCATCGTCATCAACGCCGACAAGGTGGCGTTCACCGGCAAGAAGCTGCAGGACAAGCGTTACTACAAGCACACCGGCTATGCCGGCGGCATCAAGGAAACCAGCCCGGCAAAGATCCTCGAGGGCCGCTTCCCCGAACGCGTGCTCGAAAAGGCCGTCGAACGCATGATTCCGCGCGGGCCGCTCGGCCGCCAGCAGATGCGCAACCTGCGCATCTTCGCCGGGGCCGAACATCCGCACGAAGCGCAGAACCCCGAAGTGATCGACGTCGCGTCGATGAACCGCAAGAACAAGGTGGGTGCATAA
- a CDS encoding COX15/CtaA family protein: MTNGSALSPSSPALAPRPGALARWLWAVALLVIIVVGVGGITRLTESGLSITEWRPVSGVLPPLNEADWVAEFEKYKQIPEYREINRGMTLAGFKAIFFWEWLHRILGRVVGMALVVPFIWFAWRRAIPAGYGPRLFALTALVGLQGAIGWWMVASGLEYRTDVSHYRLAAHLLTALFLLAGLVWTARDLGALARDPAARPARLTGAALGVIAVLFVQLLLGAWVAGLNAGYVSSSWPMMNDHFVPEGIDWSGGVWLALTNDPFLIHFLHRWWSWVAAAALLLLARALARRGARGEAGALVFVVAVQMLLGIWTVVSGVSMWVAVAHQVVGAILVAVAAAALHRLGREVSPLRVS, from the coding sequence ATGACCAATGGCTCGGCCCTTTCTCCGTCGTCTCCCGCACTGGCGCCGCGCCCCGGCGCGCTGGCGCGCTGGCTGTGGGCGGTCGCCCTGCTCGTGATTATCGTCGTCGGAGTGGGGGGCATCACCCGCCTCACCGAATCGGGGCTTTCGATCACCGAATGGCGTCCCGTGTCGGGCGTGCTGCCGCCGCTCAACGAGGCCGATTGGGTCGCGGAGTTCGAGAAATACAAGCAGATCCCCGAATATAGGGAGATCAACCGCGGCATGACGCTAGCGGGATTCAAGGCGATTTTTTTCTGGGAATGGCTGCACCGCATCCTCGGCCGCGTCGTCGGCATGGCGCTGGTCGTCCCCTTCATCTGGTTCGCATGGCGTCGCGCGATCCCCGCCGGATATGGCCCGCGGCTGTTCGCGCTGACCGCGCTCGTCGGCTTGCAGGGCGCGATCGGCTGGTGGATGGTGGCGTCGGGGCTCGAATATCGCACCGACGTCAGCCATTACCGGCTCGCGGCGCATCTGCTGACCGCGCTGTTCCTGCTCGCCGGGCTGGTGTGGACCGCGCGCGACCTGGGCGCTCTCGCGCGCGATCCGGCGGCGCGGCCCGCGCGGTTGACGGGCGCCGCTCTGGGCGTCATCGCGGTGCTGTTCGTGCAACTGCTGCTCGGTGCGTGGGTCGCCGGGCTCAATGCCGGCTATGTTTCGAGCAGCTGGCCGATGATGAACGATCATTTCGTGCCCGAGGGGATCGACTGGAGCGGCGGCGTCTGGCTGGCGCTGACGAACGATCCCTTTCTGATCCACTTCCTGCATCGCTGGTGGTCGTGGGTGGCCGCCGCCGCCCTGCTGCTGCTCGCCCGCGCCCTGGCGCGGCGCGGCGCGCGGGGCGAAGCGGGCGCGCTCGTCTTCGTCGTCGCGGTGCAGATGCTGCTCGGCATCTGGACCGTCGTGTCGGGGGTCTCGATGTGGGTGGCCGTCGCGCATCAGGTCGTCGGCGCGATCCTCGTTGCCGTCGCGGCGGCGGCGCTGCACCGGCTGGGTCGCGAGGTCTCACCGCTCAGGGTATCATAA
- a CDS encoding OmpA family protein codes for MTIIAPQSLRALILAAFAALLAACQSLPAPDGFSREQVAVLQAEGFVETPLGWELSMPERLLFPTNESTVPVEQQDRMREVAARLVSVGITTARVEGHTDSTGSAAYNLTLSQARAEAVAAPLRAGGMTFTADQIVGRGETLPLSSNDTAEGRQDNRRVVVIVTPTLVSQ; via the coding sequence ATGACCATCATCGCCCCCCAATCGCTGCGCGCGCTGATCCTGGCCGCCTTTGCCGCGCTGCTCGCCGCGTGCCAGAGCCTGCCCGCACCCGACGGATTCTCCCGCGAACAGGTCGCGGTGCTGCAAGCCGAAGGCTTTGTCGAAACCCCGCTCGGCTGGGAACTCAGCATGCCCGAACGCTTGCTGTTTCCCACCAACGAAAGCACCGTGCCGGTGGAGCAGCAGGACCGGATGCGCGAGGTCGCGGCGCGGCTCGTATCGGTCGGCATCACTACCGCGCGGGTCGAAGGCCACACCGATTCGACGGGAAGCGCGGCCTATAATCTGACGCTGTCGCAGGCGCGCGCGGAGGCGGTGGCGGCGCCGCTGCGCGCGGGCGGAATGACCTTCACGGCCGATCAGATCGTCGGCCGCGGCGAAACGCTGCCGCTGTCGAGCAACGACACGGCGGAAGGCCGACAGGACAATCGGCGCGTGGTTGTCATCGTCACGCCGACGCTCGTGTCGCAATAG
- the msrA gene encoding peptide-methionine (S)-S-oxide reductase MsrA: MTQDTAIFAGGCFWCTEAVFQSLAGVESVESGYIGGSVANPTYKQVCGGDTGHAEAIRISFDPAVIGYDDLLDVFFATHDPTQLNRQGGDIGTQYRSAIFPLNDAQADAARAGIERAAPDWPAPIVTTIEKATEWYPAEDYHQAYWEGEGQRNPYCMAVIPPKLAKLRKGFADRLRT, translated from the coding sequence ATGACCCAAGACACCGCCATTTTTGCCGGAGGCTGTTTCTGGTGCACCGAAGCCGTGTTCCAGTCGCTCGCGGGCGTCGAAAGCGTCGAGAGCGGCTATATCGGCGGCAGCGTCGCCAATCCGACCTACAAGCAGGTCTGCGGCGGCGACACCGGCCATGCCGAGGCGATCCGCATTAGCTTCGATCCGGCGGTGATCGGCTATGACGACCTGCTCGACGTGTTTTTCGCGACGCACGATCCGACGCAGCTCAACCGCCAGGGGGGCGACATCGGCACGCAATATCGCAGCGCGATCTTTCCGCTGAATGACGCGCAGGCGGATGCCGCGCGTGCGGGCATCGAACGCGCCGCGCCCGACTGGCCGGCGCCGATCGTCACGACGATCGAAAAGGCGACCGAATGGTATCCGGCCGAGGATTATCATCAGGCCTATTGGGAGGGCGAAGGACAGCGCAATCCCTATTGCATGGCGGTGATCCCGCCCAAGCTCGCCAAGCTGCGCAAGGGATTCGCCGACCGCCTTCGCACCTGA